In Sebaldella termitidis ATCC 33386, one DNA window encodes the following:
- a CDS encoding glutamate-5-semialdehyde dehydrogenase, producing MNEYILELGKKAKEASKKLAIIDTNTKNAVLTAVAKALIEKRELIKAENKKDLEYGKEKGISSALLDRLELTDSRIDGMAKSLIEIANFKDPVGEILEGWKHPDGMQILKQRVPLGVIGMIFESRPNVTIDSAGLALKSSNAIILRGGSDAINSNKVLKNIFMEEGKKQGLPDGAVQLIENTDREIVKDFIRLNKYIDVIIPRGGKGLKNFIIGNATVPVIETGAGLCHIFVDESADIKKAIPIIENAKTQRCSTCNTIETLLVHENAAEELLPELSRVLAGDKVELRADEKAFEIIKKSGTEVKKSTKEDWETEYLELILSIKTVKDIEEAITHIDKYSTQHSEAILTENLENAEKFINEVDSAAVYINASTRFTDGGEFGYGGEIGISTQKLHSRGPMGIRELTTIKYIIRGNGQIRK from the coding sequence ATGAATGAATATATATTGGAGCTGGGGAAAAAAGCTAAAGAAGCTTCAAAAAAACTGGCAATTATTGATACAAATACAAAAAATGCTGTTTTAACAGCAGTTGCAAAGGCTTTAATCGAGAAAAGAGAGCTGATAAAGGCTGAAAATAAAAAGGATCTGGAATATGGAAAAGAAAAAGGGATAAGCAGTGCTCTTCTTGACAGACTTGAGCTGACAGATTCAAGAATTGACGGAATGGCTAAAAGCCTTATAGAGATAGCTAATTTCAAAGATCCTGTAGGTGAAATACTGGAAGGCTGGAAGCATCCGGACGGAATGCAGATCTTGAAGCAGAGAGTACCTTTGGGAGTAATAGGAATGATATTTGAATCAAGACCAAATGTAACTATAGATTCGGCAGGACTGGCACTGAAGTCTTCCAATGCGATTATCTTAAGAGGCGGAAGTGATGCGATTAATTCCAATAAAGTATTAAAAAACATTTTTATGGAGGAAGGGAAAAAACAAGGACTTCCTGATGGAGCTGTACAGTTAATAGAAAATACTGACAGAGAAATAGTGAAGGATTTTATCAGATTAAATAAATATATAGATGTGATAATTCCAAGAGGCGGAAAAGGATTAAAGAATTTTATTATAGGAAATGCAACAGTTCCTGTGATAGAAACAGGAGCAGGGCTTTGTCATATTTTTGTGGATGAAAGTGCAGATATAAAAAAGGCGATACCTATTATAGAGAATGCAAAAACTCAAAGATGCAGTACTTGTAATACAATAGAGACTCTGCTGGTCCATGAGAATGCAGCGGAAGAACTTCTTCCGGAATTAAGCAGGGTTTTAGCTGGTGATAAAGTAGAACTCAGAGCTGACGAAAAGGCTTTTGAAATAATAAAGAAAAGCGGGACAGAAGTAAAAAAATCAACTAAAGAGGACTGGGAGACAGAGTATCTGGAGCTTATTTTATCGATAAAAACAGTAAAGGATATAGAAGAAGCAATCACACATATTGATAAATACAGTACACAGCACTCAGAAGCAATATTAACAGAAAATCTGGAAAATGCGGAGAAATTTATTAATGAGGTAGATTCAGCGGCAGTATATATCAATGCTTCGACAAGATTCACTGACGGCGGAGAATTTGGATACGGCGGAGAAATAGGGATAAGTACACAAAAACTTCATTCGAGAGGGCCTATGGGGATAAGAGAGCTGACTACAATAAAATATATCATAAGAGGAAACGGTCAAATAAGAAAATAA
- the proB gene encoding glutamate 5-kinase, whose protein sequence is MDRKELLGTLKRIVIKVGTSTLTKEDGNLNIDKINKLVREISLLSNNGYEVVLVTSGAVGAGMGRLKMSERPKTLTEKQAVAAVGQVALTHLYQNLFSEYNKIIAQFLLTKADFSDRNRYLNARNVSLNLLKKGIIPVVNENDAVVADEIKVGDNDTLSALVAGLIDADLLIILSDIEGLYNKNPQKYDDAKLIKLVGKIDEDVKKMAGMEGSKFGTGGMYTKIIAAEMATKIGTNLVIASGSEPENINKIVNYELVGTLFVKSNKRIKSKKYWLAYGTNKNGNIYIDSGAEKAIISGNSLLPVGVKKIEGKFEKGTVVQILNSKGNVIAKGISNYSSDEINIIRGYKSDEIENVLGYKYDDNVIHIDNLTIL, encoded by the coding sequence ATGGATAGGAAGGAATTATTAGGGACATTAAAAAGAATAGTAATAAAAGTGGGGACTTCTACACTGACTAAAGAAGACGGGAATTTGAATATAGACAAAATAAATAAACTTGTCAGGGAAATAAGCCTGCTTAGTAATAACGGGTATGAAGTGGTATTGGTAACATCAGGGGCGGTAGGAGCCGGGATGGGAAGACTCAAAATGTCTGAAAGACCAAAAACTCTTACTGAAAAACAGGCTGTGGCAGCAGTGGGTCAGGTAGCTTTGACACATTTATACCAGAATCTGTTTTCGGAATATAATAAAATAATAGCACAGTTTTTACTTACGAAGGCTGATTTTTCTGATAGAAACAGATATTTGAATGCAAGAAATGTTAGTCTGAATCTTTTGAAAAAGGGAATAATTCCTGTGGTAAATGAAAATGATGCCGTCGTAGCTGATGAGATAAAGGTAGGAGATAATGACACTCTTTCTGCACTGGTCGCGGGTCTTATTGATGCCGACCTGCTTATTATACTTTCGGACATAGAAGGACTTTATAATAAAAATCCTCAGAAATATGATGATGCGAAGCTGATAAAACTCGTAGGCAAGATTGATGAAGATGTAAAAAAGATGGCTGGTATGGAAGGATCAAAATTTGGTACCGGAGGAATGTATACTAAAATAATTGCAGCGGAAATGGCCACAAAGATAGGAACTAATCTGGTAATAGCGAGCGGAAGTGAGCCGGAAAATATAAATAAAATAGTAAATTATGAGCTGGTAGGAACATTGTTTGTAAAGAGTAATAAAAGAATTAAGTCAAAAAAATATTGGCTTGCTTACGGTACGAATAAGAACGGAAATATCTACATAGACAGCGGAGCTGAAAAAGCCATTATATCAGGAAACAGTCTGCTTCCCGTAGGGGTAAAAAAAATAGAAGGTAAATTTGAAAAAGGAACTGTGGTTCAGATTTTGAATTCCAAAGGAAATGTTATTGCAAAGGGAATTTCTAATTATTCATCAGATGAGATAAATATAATAAGGGGATACAAAAGCGATGAAATAGAGAATGTTCTTGGTTATAAATATGACGATAATGTAATACATATAGATAATCTAACTATATTATAG
- a CDS encoding YqaA family protein produces the protein MEHFILLLKHLGFTGVGIWAGLESLGLPVPVDAYVWYLIFINPNIWVLIWILLSVGSWIGALIAYLAGLRFGKPVLKKLSGKSRFLRKVEVISQKQFRKHGVLTLLLSGFLPIGYKVFTYSAGVTKMKFRNYIWASFAGRAFKFMIISYLGYLVAINEQARVFIEKYIADMFVAAIFILGAGYAGYKIMRKKFKKKTV, from the coding sequence ATGGAACATTTTATATTATTATTAAAACATTTAGGCTTTACGGGTGTGGGAATCTGGGCAGGACTTGAGTCTTTGGGACTTCCTGTACCCGTGGATGCTTATGTGTGGTATTTAATATTTATTAACCCAAATATCTGGGTGCTTATCTGGATCTTATTATCTGTAGGGTCATGGATAGGAGCATTGATAGCTTATCTTGCAGGTCTTCGTTTTGGAAAGCCTGTATTGAAAAAATTAAGCGGAAAGAGCCGTTTTCTCAGAAAAGTGGAGGTAATCTCACAAAAACAGTTTAGAAAACACGGTGTGCTTACTTTGCTGTTATCGGGATTTCTCCCTATAGGATATAAGGTATTTACTTATTCCGCAGGAGTAACAAAGATGAAATTCAGAAATTACATATGGGCTTCATTTGCAGGAAGAGCCTTCAAATTTATGATTATTTCTTATCTTGGATATCTTGTGGCGATAAATGAACAGGCAAGAGTTTTTATAGAGAAATATATTGCGGATATGTTTGTTGCAGCAATATTCATTTTAGGTGCCGGATATGCAGGATATAAAATTATGCGAAAAAAATTTAAGAAAAAAACAGTTTGA
- a CDS encoding alpha-amylase — MENGVMIQYFEWNLPADKKHWKRLADDAEHLKDIGINAVWIPPATKGTSDLDVGYGAYDLYDLGEFDQKGTVATKYGTKEELITAIEALHEREISVYLDAVMNHKAGADETERFMVQEVDPNDRNKAISDPYEIEGWTKFNFDGRNNKYSDFKWHWYHFNGTDYNNINQKTAIYKMTGDGKNWDQGVDDENGNYDYLMFANIDYERGDVVEEMKRWGVWVANELNLDGFRLDAIKHINNNFIEEFLKEVRKVRGEDFYAVGEYWKGDLGSIVEYLDNVNYQADLFDVPLHFNFFTASKNGSAYDLREVFNNSLVINKKLFSVTFVDNHDSQWGSSLESQIDSWFKPLAYALILLIADGYPCIFYGDYYGVGGKESPHRWVIEKLLYARKNYAYGEQINYFDDPNLIGMVRKGNEDHPGSGLVMLLSNHTEGTKKINIGKEHAGEVWYEITENIKDEIHIDDNGEAEFKVNAGKAAVWVKKQ; from the coding sequence ATGGAAAATGGAGTAATGATTCAATATTTTGAATGGAATCTGCCGGCAGATAAAAAGCACTGGAAACGTCTGGCAGATGATGCGGAACATTTAAAAGATATAGGAATAAATGCAGTGTGGATACCTCCGGCCACTAAAGGGACTTCTGATTTGGATGTAGGATACGGGGCATATGATTTATATGATCTCGGAGAATTTGACCAGAAAGGAACCGTAGCTACAAAGTACGGGACTAAAGAAGAACTGATAACAGCAATTGAAGCTCTGCATGAACGGGAAATATCAGTTTATCTGGATGCTGTTATGAACCATAAGGCCGGTGCTGATGAGACGGAAAGATTTATGGTTCAGGAAGTAGATCCTAATGACAGAAATAAGGCAATATCTGATCCGTATGAAATAGAGGGCTGGACGAAGTTTAATTTTGACGGACGAAATAATAAATACTCAGATTTTAAATGGCATTGGTATCATTTTAACGGAACTGATTACAATAATATAAATCAGAAAACTGCTATTTATAAAATGACAGGAGACGGTAAAAACTGGGATCAGGGCGTAGATGATGAAAATGGAAACTATGATTATCTCATGTTTGCAAACATAGATTATGAACGCGGCGATGTAGTCGAGGAGATGAAACGATGGGGTGTATGGGTCGCGAATGAGCTGAATCTGGACGGTTTCAGGCTTGATGCAATAAAGCATATAAATAATAATTTTATAGAAGAGTTTTTGAAGGAAGTAAGAAAGGTAAGAGGTGAAGACTTTTATGCTGTGGGTGAATACTGGAAGGGAGATCTGGGATCCATTGTGGAATATCTAGATAATGTAAACTATCAGGCAGATCTATTTGATGTACCGCTTCATTTCAATTTTTTTACAGCCTCGAAAAATGGAAGTGCTTATGATTTGAGGGAGGTATTTAATAATTCCCTTGTAATAAATAAAAAATTATTTTCTGTTACTTTTGTGGACAATCATGATTCACAATGGGGCAGTTCACTTGAATCACAGATAGACAGCTGGTTTAAGCCGCTGGCTTATGCATTGATACTCCTTATAGCCGATGGTTATCCGTGCATATTTTACGGAGACTATTATGGTGTGGGAGGAAAAGAAAGTCCGCACAGATGGGTAATAGAAAAACTGCTCTATGCTAGAAAAAACTATGCCTACGGTGAGCAGATAAATTATTTTGATGATCCTAATCTTATAGGAATGGTAAGAAAAGGAAATGAAGATCATCCCGGTTCGGGACTGGTTATGCTGCTGTCAAATCATACTGAAGGAACTAAGAAAATAAACATCGGGAAAGAGCATGCCGGCGAAGTATGGTATGAAATTACTGAAAACATAAAGGATGAAATTCATATAGATGATAACGGCGAGGCAGAATTTAAGGTAAATGCCGGAAAAGCAGCTGTATGGGTAAAAAAACAATAG